The proteins below come from a single Candidatus Omnitrophota bacterium genomic window:
- a CDS encoding class I SAM-dependent methyltransferase: protein MSLDLRLLFSNHLYIGKKLELERVKKFCPLLKGNVLDIGCGEKPYKRFLGKDSRYFGMEYQEYSRKPDVFGNANKLPFKDMVFDAVLFNEVIEHIPDPNIGLGEIYRVLKKDGKLFLTAPMYWRLHYVPQDYFRFTNYGLTYILENNNFRILEIERMGGFFSIVFIRLIDIFVTKIFFKFASFLSVERGKYRLAALLMSPFSFIGYYLGRFLDMLDKDDAFQWAVFAVKK from the coding sequence ATGAGCTTAGATTTACGCCTTTTATTCAGCAATCATCTGTATATCGGCAAAAAACTGGAACTGGAGAGGGTTAAGAAATTTTGCCCCTTATTAAAAGGTAATGTTTTAGATATCGGTTGCGGTGAAAAACCTTATAAAAGATTCTTGGGCAAGGATAGCCGGTATTTCGGGATGGAATACCAGGAATATTCGCGTAAGCCAGATGTATTTGGAAATGCCAACAAGTTACCATTTAAGGATATGGTTTTTGATGCGGTTTTATTCAATGAAGTTATCGAACATATCCCTGACCCTAATATAGGTTTGGGGGAGATATACAGGGTGCTCAAAAAAGACGGCAAGCTTTTTCTTACCGCACCCATGTACTGGAGGCTGCATTATGTTCCGCAGGATTACTTCAGGTTTACAAACTACGGCTTGACTTATATTTTAGAAAATAATAACTTTCGTATTTTGGAAATAGAACGAATGGGAGGTTTTTTTTCTATAGTTTTTATTAGGTTGATAGATATTTTTGTTACCAAAATATTTTTTAAATTCGCATCTTTTTTATCAGTTGAACGCGGTAAATACCGTCTTGCTGCGTTATTAATGAGTCCGTTTTCTTTTATAGGATATTACCTGGGAAGGTTCCTTGATATGCTTGATAAGGATGATGCATTTCAATGGGCTGTTTTTGCCGTGAAAAAATAA
- a CDS encoding radical SAM protein, with product MDIIFINPPLTLKERFGKFAPAGNIMPPLGLCYLASVCREKGLKTEIIDAPAEGLDVLQTKDRVVNKNPRFVGITATTLSILNASKVAESIKNETRDIVIVIGGPHISSVPEGTLTKYPNFDFGVIGEGEETIIDLIYALKGNYDVENVKGVIYRNKNGFHRTARRENIEELDSLPLPAWDLLPNYPYSYKPLEIAMSDRLQGSIITSRGCPYNCSYCPKSVFGRTVRKHSIGRVIEMIREQYDKYNVRDLEIYDDVLILSRDRIIELSRQLIAERFNLVWSCNSTIGSVDRETLELMKKAGCWKIAFGIESGDQRILKFMNKHLNLDKASEVLRISKKVGFVNRGYFIIGFPTETKESIRKTVNFAKKADLDIVQFNSFTPLPGSPIYDTINQYGKFDNNWDKMNFVNSVFIPDGFDKEMLEKIIQNAYKEFYLRPKIILSFLRRIKKISSFYNLFKNFLAFLKIVHTNE from the coding sequence ATGGACATTATTTTTATAAATCCTCCGTTGACTTTAAAAGAAAGGTTTGGGAAATTTGCCCCGGCAGGAAATATTATGCCGCCTCTTGGTTTATGCTATCTTGCTTCGGTATGTCGCGAAAAGGGATTAAAGACAGAAATCATTGATGCCCCCGCAGAAGGCCTCGATGTCCTACAGACAAAGGACAGGGTTGTTAATAAAAATCCTCGTTTTGTAGGAATAACCGCGACAACTTTATCTATTCTTAATGCATCGAAGGTAGCGGAATCTATAAAAAATGAAACCAGGGATATCGTAATAGTTATCGGAGGCCCGCATATATCTTCTGTTCCGGAAGGCACATTAACTAAGTATCCAAATTTTGATTTTGGTGTTATTGGCGAAGGCGAAGAGACGATTATCGATTTAATCTATGCCTTGAAAGGTAATTATGATGTTGAAAATGTCAAGGGCGTAATATACCGGAATAAAAACGGTTTTCACCGGACGGCAAGAAGAGAAAACATCGAGGAATTGGATAGCTTGCCTTTGCCTGCCTGGGACCTTCTTCCGAACTATCCTTATTCGTATAAACCTTTAGAAATAGCTATGAGCGATAGATTACAGGGTTCCATCATAACCTCACGCGGATGCCCCTATAATTGTAGTTACTGCCCTAAAAGCGTATTTGGAAGGACTGTTAGAAAGCATAGTATCGGTAGAGTAATAGAGATGATTCGGGAGCAATATGATAAATATAATGTTAGGGACTTAGAGATATATGATGATGTTTTGATATTATCGCGGGATAGGATTATAGAATTGAGCCGTCAATTGATAGCTGAAAGATTCAACCTTGTTTGGTCTTGCAATTCGACCATAGGTTCGGTAGACAGGGAAACCCTGGAATTAATGAAGAAGGCCGGTTGCTGGAAGATTGCTTTTGGTATAGAGAGCGGAGACCAAAGGATATTGAAATTCATGAACAAGCATTTAAATTTAGATAAAGCCAGCGAAGTTTTAAGAATTTCAAAGAAGGTCGGGTTTGTAAACCGCGGATATTTTATAATTGGTTTTCCAACCGAAACTAAAGAATCGATCAGAAAAACAGTAAACTTCGCCAAAAAGGCAGACTTAGATATAGTTCAGTTTAATTCTTTCACTCCTTTGCCGGGTTCTCCGATCTACGATACGATAAATCAATATGGTAAATTTGACAATAACTGGGATAAGATGAATTTTGTAAATTCTGTATTTATCCCCGATGGTTTTGATAAAGAAATGCTGGAAAAAATTATACAAAATGCCTACAAAGAATTTTATTTACGCCCTAAAATAATTCTATCGTTTTTAAGAAGGATTAAAAAAATATCTTCCTTTTATAATTTATTTAAAAATTTTTTAGCTTTTTTAAAGATAGTTCATACGAATGAGTAA
- a CDS encoding radical SAM protein translates to MSKKKIVLISTFPDIQAYGIRMVSSTLKNAGFETNLIFLNASFGTLYSEDVLRQVSDIAGDSLFVGISLMTNFFERAKQVTVYLKKHLKIPVVWGGIHTAIKPDECLKYADIICIGEAEKAIVSLAEKLIVSAQPAQIDNFWFNINGKTVKNRIVPFIDSIDGLPFPDYEYVNHFVIDKKRLIPMDLKLMEEYLGYEYSTIATRGCFYNCTFCANNFFEKNFNMPGNMKLRSGKMQDLIEELARIKKHLNFIRIFKFADDLFMALPEETLKEFCRLYKESGLGLPLDITGVHPLILKEDKFKLLVAAGLKYVRMGIQSGSHNIRRLYGRSESDNKILESAGIIHKYKNRLKAICYDFMVDNPWETTEDIKDSLRLLVQIPRPYRINLFSLTLYPGTELYNKAKQEGIVSNEGFQIYDKHYHDNVNTSYYNGLFKIIPIYRLPKRCFIFLINHKSNLLAKIICFILLKGINPVVRLARLKYLIDEGVRDAVSGDFERVNKFIFRQSKVVH, encoded by the coding sequence ATGAGTAAAAAGAAAATAGTCCTTATTTCCACTTTTCCCGATATTCAGGCTTACGGCATAAGGATGGTCTCTTCAACACTTAAGAATGCGGGGTTTGAAACAAATTTAATATTTCTCAATGCCTCGTTCGGGACGCTATATAGCGAAGACGTATTGAGGCAGGTTTCGGATATAGCGGGCGATTCGCTTTTTGTAGGCATATCGTTGATGACAAACTTTTTTGAGAGAGCCAAGCAGGTTACTGTCTATTTAAAAAAACACCTGAAGATACCGGTTGTCTGGGGAGGGATTCATACGGCAATAAAACCCGATGAGTGCCTTAAGTATGCGGATATTATATGTATCGGCGAAGCGGAAAAGGCAATCGTGTCCCTAGCAGAGAAGTTAATAGTTTCTGCGCAGCCAGCCCAGATAGACAATTTCTGGTTTAATATCAACGGGAAGACAGTAAAAAACAGGATTGTGCCTTTTATAGATTCTATCGATGGTTTACCATTTCCTGATTATGAATACGTTAACCATTTCGTTATTGATAAAAAGAGATTAATACCCATGGATTTAAAGCTCATGGAAGAGTATCTGGGTTATGAATATTCAACGATAGCGACCCGCGGCTGTTTTTACAATTGTACTTTTTGTGCCAACAATTTTTTTGAGAAGAATTTTAATATGCCGGGAAATATGAAGCTCAGAAGCGGTAAAATGCAGGATCTTATAGAAGAACTTGCCCGGATTAAAAAACACCTAAACTTTATAAGGATTTTTAAGTTTGCTGATGACTTGTTTATGGCCTTGCCGGAAGAAACCTTAAAGGAATTTTGCAGGCTATATAAAGAATCTGGTTTAGGGTTGCCTTTGGATATTACTGGAGTCCACCCTTTAATTTTGAAAGAGGATAAATTTAAGTTATTGGTGGCTGCTGGCCTGAAATATGTGCGTATGGGTATTCAAAGCGGAAGCCATAATATCAGAAGGCTTTACGGAAGAAGCGAGTCAGATAATAAGATATTGGAAAGCGCCGGTATAATCCATAAATATAAAAACCGCCTTAAAGCTATCTGTTATGATTTTATGGTAGATAACCCTTGGGAAACGACCGAAGACATAAAAGATTCCCTCAGGCTTTTAGTACAAATTCCAAGGCCCTACAGAATTAACCTATTTTCTTTGACGCTTTATCCGGGCACAGAACTCTATAATAAGGCAAAACAAGAAGGGATAGTGTCCAATGAAGGGTTTCAAATATACGATAAACATTATCACGATAATGTAAATACCTCATATTACAACGGCCTATTTAAAATAATTCCCATATACAGGCTTCCTAAAAGATGTTTTATTTTTTTAATTAATCACAAATCGAACCTACTGGCTAAAATTATCTGTTTTATATTGTTGAAAGGGATTAATCCCGTTGTCCGTTTAGCGAGGTTGAAATACCTCATAGACGAAGGGGTGCGGGATGCGGTGAGCGGGGATTTTGAACGTGTAAATAAGTTTATATTTAGACAGTCAAAGGTCGTCCATTAA